The Desulfobacterales bacterium genome includes a window with the following:
- a CDS encoding type II secretion system protein N — MKRYITLINLILIAIVIHYGVNSFYKIAILKLDVSDVAAAARKKTSPVESEAFQPMAYYQPIFERHLFGKEPETNLKPEQIQIDALKQTELKLKLWGTVIGGNNQTYAVIESDRAGQNLYRAGDAIQNATIKMILREKVVLNINGQDEILEMEKLLAATGARPSPIQTAVSVPQNISINRSQLEGAVQNPNQLLQEIRIRPHFEKGKLDGLTITAIKPDSIFRKMGLVSGDILTSVDGEKIESMNDALKFYETIKSASAVKLDIKRRGQMQTINYNIEP, encoded by the coding sequence ATGAAGCGATATATCACTTTAATAAATCTTATCTTAATTGCAATTGTGATCCATTATGGCGTAAACAGCTTCTATAAGATCGCAATCCTAAAATTGGATGTCTCCGACGTTGCCGCAGCAGCCCGCAAAAAGACATCTCCGGTTGAAAGTGAGGCCTTCCAACCCATGGCCTACTATCAACCCATTTTTGAACGTCATCTTTTCGGCAAAGAGCCTGAAACAAACCTCAAGCCGGAACAGATTCAAATCGACGCGCTGAAACAAACGGAGCTTAAGCTTAAACTCTGGGGAACCGTCATCGGCGGCAATAACCAGACGTATGCGGTAATTGAATCCGACCGGGCGGGTCAGAATCTTTACCGTGCGGGCGATGCGATTCAAAATGCCACCATAAAAATGATTTTAAGAGAAAAGGTTGTTTTAAATATAAACGGTCAAGACGAAATTCTGGAAATGGAAAAGCTGCTGGCTGCCACCGGCGCCAGACCGTCCCCAATCCAAACAGCGGTTTCAGTGCCCCAGAACATCTCAATTAATCGTTCCCAGCTCGAAGGTGCAGTTCAAAACCCGAATCAACTGTTACAGGAGATTAGAATACGCCCCCATTTTGAAAAAGGAAAACTGGACGGTTTAACCATTACCGCGATCAAACCCGATTCCATCTTCAGGAAAATGGGGCTGGTCAGCGGCGATATTCTCACCAGTGTCGATGGCGAAAAAATAGAATCGATGAACGATGCCCTCAAATTTTACGAAACCATCAAATCCGCCTCGGCCGTAAAACTGGATATCAAGCGCAGAGGCCAGATGCAAACCATAAACTACAATATTGAGCCGTAA
- the gspN gene encoding type II secretion system protein GspN, translating to MTPNKIRFFYILYIVAVTAFFLYWLFPDSAVRSYLSFRLKSANPDFNLTLVQAKPTFPPGLKLEKMNISHKNMPVLDIAELKIGPDLRSLFSPGNTFLFKADLYGGTIKGRLDLNPKAPNHAVVLNSAITGIQIGSSAGLERLLKRKISGTLGGTVQFESREGGAGVVSAGLNLSDAKVEILASVFGMEHLSFKNISADITAAGKNVRIKTGIIRGDQIDGKFNGTVELTEPISKSILDLSGSFRPHHQFLADLRKRLPVNFLSKKRTDNNEFPVQFAGTIDSPVFSLN from the coding sequence ATGACACCGAACAAAATTCGTTTTTTTTATATCCTTTATATTGTGGCAGTCACGGCTTTCTTTCTTTACTGGCTGTTTCCCGATAGCGCCGTCCGGAGCTATTTGAGTTTCAGATTAAAAAGCGCCAATCCGGATTTTAATTTGACCCTTGTTCAGGCAAAACCGACCTTTCCGCCGGGCCTGAAGTTGGAAAAGATGAATATTTCCCACAAAAACATGCCGGTTCTCGATATTGCCGAACTCAAAATCGGGCCCGACTTAAGATCCTTATTCAGTCCAGGGAATACGTTCCTTTTCAAAGCTGACCTTTACGGCGGAACGATCAAAGGCCGACTCGATCTGAACCCGAAAGCGCCGAATCATGCGGTTGTATTGAATTCTGCCATAACCGGCATTCAGATCGGCAGCAGTGCCGGTTTAGAGCGTCTGCTCAAGCGAAAAATATCCGGCACGCTCGGGGGAACCGTTCAATTTGAAAGCCGCGAAGGAGGCGCCGGAGTTGTATCGGCCGGGTTGAACCTTTCAGATGCTAAAGTTGAAATCCTGGCGTCTGTTTTTGGCATGGAGCACCTGTCATTTAAGAATATTTCCGCCGATATCACGGCCGCGGGGAAAAATGTCCGGATTAAAACGGGCATCATCCGAGGGGACCAAATTGACGGGAAATTTAACGGAACGGTTGAATTAACGGAGCCAATCAGCAAAAGTATTTTAGACCTGTCCGGATCCTTCAGACCGCATCACCAATTTCTGGCGGATCTAAGGAAAAGGCTCCCGGTGAATTTTTTGTCTAAAAAAAGAACCGATAACAACGAATTCCCGGTTCAGTTTGCCGGAACTATCGACAGCCCTGTGTTTTCCCTGAATTAG